The window AGGCAAACTTGCCTCGGCCTCATTGAAGCATATAGTCTAGATACTGCTATTTGACAAATTGGGATTATTTCCGAGGCAAACTTGCCTCGGCCTCATTGAAGCTAGAAGTTGAGGAATACCAGCCTCGTCAGCGTGAAGCATTTCCGAGGCAAACTTGCCTCGGCCTCATTGAAGCAATTTCATAGTGCCCTCCTAAAGGCAAGTAGTGCGCGATTTCCGAGGCAAACTTGCCTCGGCCTCATTGAAGCATCGAACCGAGGGAGAAAGCGGACCTGCGGGAAAGCCATTTCCGAGGCAAACTTGCCTCGGCCTCATTGAAGCAATGTAATAGCACAGGGCCCCCAGTCTTCTGTGACCGCCATTTCCGAGGCAAACTTGCCTCGGCCTCATTGAAGCGACTCTATCTCCATTGTCGATCCTGTTCTGTTTCCGAATTTCCGAGGCAAACTTGCCTCGGCCTCATTGAAGCTCCCAGATCTTCACGCGGGCTTCGCTTCGCAGCCACTGATTTCCGAGGCAAACTTGCCTCGGCCTCATTGAAGCTGCTCCTCGAACTCGTTTTTCTCGCCCTCAAGCGACATTTCCGAGGCAAACTTGCCTCGGCCTCATTGAAGCCGAGGGCAGGAGGGTCCCGATCCCCAGGGGCTGGAGGGATTTCCGAGGCAAACTTGCCTCGGCCTCATTGAAGCTCTATGTAGATGTGCTTGGGGATCCCGCCAGCGCGGCATTTCCGAGGCAAACTTGCCTCGGCCTCATTGAAGCGCGGGAGAGACGGCCGGTATTCCCGTTGACGCGATATTTCCTACAACAAAAGAGCAAAAAAAAGCCTCCGAATGCGAGGGCTTGGTTCTCCTTGGAGATTACCTACGTAAATGGGCTCAGAATATCATTTTGCTTCCGGAGGTACAAGTGTTTTAAGAAGGTTGATTAGCAGAGGAATATCATTCTTTACAATATCCCATACAACTTCCAGACCTGTCTGAAAATAACCATGTGCAAGACGATTTCGGGTGCCTATAATATCTTGCCATGGAATCTTGGGGGTTTCTTGCTTAGTTTTCTCTCCAACATGAGTTGCAGCCTCTCCTATGATTTCAATCGACTTGAAAATAGCATTTTGACGCAACCGGTCTCGGGCAAACTGCTGAAAAGTTAGACTGGATGAGAATTCCAGAACATCTTGAGCAGCCAGCAGCATGTCAAGCAAATAAGCGGATTCATCACGCTTCATAAAAAACCTCGGCGGACTTCAGAACGGCTTCTCGCCGGATGTAATTCCGGCTACGCTCAACATCGGGTCGAAAGACTAAATCCACCTCTCTCCCCAAAATGTCCCTCAACTCCCTCTCCATGCGTAATATATTGGAAATACTGTGACTAGTTCCGGGATGCGGGTCTACAAGCACGTCTATATCGCTTTCCGGACTAAAGTCATCCCGCAAGACAGAACCGAAAAACGCAAGCTCTGCAATATTCCAGCGCTCGCAAAAAGCAACGATCTCTTCTCTGGGTATTGAAATACGTATTCCCATCTCCAACCTTCTGAACTATATCAATATTATTTCTCTCGTAATTACATCAGCATGCCGAAAACTGTTTAAGCCTTTTAGTTCGCTATTGCACTGGTCATCCAAATTTGTACTTAACACGTCAGAAAATCCCGCCTATGGATCTTTCAAGACCTGCCTGAAGATGTGGTTTTGCCTCTTCAAAGTCAAGATTAGCCTTGTTGGCAACGCTAACAACTCTGGTTCTGTATATTTTCCATTTTACGTCGTCAACATGGGAAGTCTGTGTGGTCCGCGTTGCAGTGCCTTGAGGTGCATCTGTGTCCTGAGTCTCGTAAATAAGCTCCCCTTGTCGAGCACGCTCCCTTATTTGAATGTCGGTGACCATCGTGAAAAGATCATCGGTCACAAGGGCATCAAAAAGAAAGCCCGCCACTCCGCCCGCGATAGCACCCGCAACGGTGCCCTTGTTGATTTCGTCAACGTCCCCGCCTATGGCTCCTCCTATAACTCCGCCGATAACCGCCCCCTCAACCACGCCCTGGTAACCCTCTCCGAACATGGCGTTAGCCTCCTCAAGATCGGATCTTCCAACTTTGAGAATATTTGCCTGAAGAATGAAAGTCGCCCCGGCCGGATCTTCCGTGATCCTGTAACCGTTAGAAGCTATCCTGCCCTTGATTCCATATTCAATTCCGGGCAAATCCTTATCGGTCGTATTCTTTATGTCGACGTAAACAACCCTCTGCTCGGGCGGCACGGGCTCAAGAAAAATCGTCTCCGACATCTTGGTCTCAACTCTGAGGTCCCTTTTCTCGATAAGGGTTCTGGTCGCCGCGCAACCGTTCACAATAAAAAGAAGACATATGGATACAGCAAAAAACAGGTTCCTTTTACACACAAGCCTTTTTCTCATTAAATCAGGCCTCCCTTAGAATTTTAGTGTCGGAGGGAAAATCTCCGCCTTCCGAACTAAAATCGTATGTGAAAAAAAAGAAAAAAACAAATAGAAGAAAAAACGTGAAAAACGTGCGCAGGCAAGAACTTTCTTCCACAAAATACGGAAGAAAAAATCACGCCTTATGCTCCTCTCTAAACGTCGCCATAACCTTGCCAACGTAAATCAATCTAGTATGATTAGCCAATCCTTCTTTACCGGGAGAACCACGTTTTAATGCTTGAACTTATGGGAGAGTGGAAAAGATCGAATTTCTGCGGAGAGCTTGAGAAAAAACACGTTGACCGCTCCGTTACCCTCATGGGCTGGGTACAGTCACGAAGAGACCATGGCGGGGTAATTTTTGTTGATCTGCGCGACAAGGAAGGGCTTTGCCAAATTGTTTTTAACCCGCAACGCGACCCGAAGATCCATCAGACCGCTGAACAGCTGCGGGATGAATGGGTAATCGCAGTAAAAGGAACGGTAACTCCCCGGACCGAGGAAACTGTAAACCCGAACCTCAAAACCGGCGAGATCGAGGTGGTAGCCGAGCAGGTAAGAGTCCTTAACACATCAAAGGTAATACCGTTTCTAATAGAAAACGAAGTGAACGCCGATGAGCTTCTCAGGCTCAAGTACCGCTACCTTGACCTCAGAAGACCCCCAATGCGGGACAACATAATCTTTCGCCACAAAGTCGCCGCAGCGGTTCGAAACTACTTTAATGAAAACGGATTTCTCGAGATCGAAACTCCCTGTTTCACGAAATCGACGCCTGAAGGGGCAAGAGACTTTCTCGTTCCGAGCCGGCTTAACGAAGGTCAGTTCTACGCGCTTCCCCAGTCGCCCCAGACATTGAAACAGACCCTCATGATCTCGGGTTTTGACAGATACTACCAGATAGTTAAATGCTTCAGGGACGAGGACTTAAGAGCGGACCGCCAGCCCGAGTTCACCCAGATAGACCTGGAGATGTCGTTTGTCTCAGAAGACGACGTGATCTCAATCGTCGAAGGCATGATAAAAACAGTTCTCCGGGAAACAAAAGGAATTGACGTAAGCATTCCTTTTTCGAGAATGCCTTACGAAGAAGCCATGGAGAGGTACGGGACCGACTGCCCCGATACGAGGTTCGGCCTTGAATTAAAGGACATTTCATCCATATTCGAGGACTCGCAGTTCAAAGTTTTTCGCGGAGCTCTTGAGAAAGGCGGAGCGATAAAGGCACTTAACCTCAAGGAAGGAGCCGAGAAGTTTACAAGAAAGGAAATAGACGATCTTACCGAGTACGCAATCTCGCTCGGAGCAAAAGGGCTTGCGTGGATAAGGGTCGGCGAGGACGGGTGGAACTCTCCCATAGTCAAGTTCCTGGGCGATGGGGAACGCAAGCTTCTGGCCGAGACCCTTTCGATGGAAAAAGGAGACATAGTGTTTTTCGGCGCCGACTCGGTTGATATGGTAAACCAGGTGATGTCAAACGTAAGGCTCAGTCTCGGTCAAACCCTCTCTCTCATTGACGAAGAAAAACTTGAATTTCTCTGGGTAGTGGATTTCCCGCTTCTTAAGTACAGCCCCAGAGACAAAAGATACGTCGCCGTCCACCACCCTTTTACCGCCCCCAAGGATGAGGACATGGAGAAAATTGAGGATTCCCCGGGCGACGCGGCTTCAAAATCTTACGACATAGTCTTAAACGGAGTGGAGATAGGCGGAGGAAGCATAAGGATTCACAGAAAAGACATACAGCAGAAAGTGTTTGAAGTTATAGGAATCGGCGAGGACGAGGCAAGGGAAAAATTCGGTTTTCTGCTTGAAGCTCTCGAATTCGGGGCTCCTCCCCACGGAGGCATAGCGCTCGGTCTTGAC of the Candidatus Dadabacteria bacterium genome contains:
- the aspS gene encoding aspartate--tRNA ligase, whose amino-acid sequence is MLELMGEWKRSNFCGELEKKHVDRSVTLMGWVQSRRDHGGVIFVDLRDKEGLCQIVFNPQRDPKIHQTAEQLRDEWVIAVKGTVTPRTEETVNPNLKTGEIEVVAEQVRVLNTSKVIPFLIENEVNADELLRLKYRYLDLRRPPMRDNIIFRHKVAAAVRNYFNENGFLEIETPCFTKSTPEGARDFLVPSRLNEGQFYALPQSPQTLKQTLMISGFDRYYQIVKCFRDEDLRADRQPEFTQIDLEMSFVSEDDVISIVEGMIKTVLRETKGIDVSIPFSRMPYEEAMERYGTDCPDTRFGLELKDISSIFEDSQFKVFRGALEKGGAIKALNLKEGAEKFTRKEIDDLTEYAISLGAKGLAWIRVGEDGWNSPIVKFLGDGERKLLAETLSMEKGDIVFFGADSVDMVNQVMSNVRLSLGQTLSLIDEEKLEFLWVVDFPLLKYSPRDKRYVAVHHPFTAPKDEDMEKIEDSPGDAASKSYDIVLNGVEIGGGSIRIHRKDIQQKVFEVIGIGEDEAREKFGFLLEALEFGAPPHGGIALGLDRLLMLLSGEESIRDVIAFPKTQKGSCPLTEAPSEVSPEQLLEAGISSIAKKSED
- a CDS encoding complement resistance protein TraT, which translates into the protein MRKRLVCKRNLFFAVSICLLFIVNGCAATRTLIEKRDLRVETKMSETIFLEPVPPEQRVVYVDIKNTTDKDLPGIEYGIKGRIASNGYRITEDPAGATFILQANILKVGRSDLEEANAMFGEGYQGVVEGAVIGGVIGGAIGGDVDEINKGTVAGAIAGGVAGFLFDALVTDDLFTMVTDIQIRERARQGELIYETQDTDAPQGTATRTTQTSHVDDVKWKIYRTRVVSVANKANLDFEEAKPHLQAGLERSIGGIF
- a CDS encoding nucleotidyltransferase domain-containing protein, with translation MGIRISIPREEIVAFCERWNIAELAFFGSVLRDDFSPESDIDVLVDPHPGTSHSISNILRMERELRDILGREVDLVFRPDVERSRNYIRREAVLKSAEVFYEA
- a CDS encoding DUF86 domain-containing protein — protein: MKRDESAYLLDMLLAAQDVLEFSSSLTFQQFARDRLRQNAIFKSIEIIGEAATHVGEKTKQETPKIPWQDIIGTRNRLAHGYFQTGLEVVWDIVKNDIPLLINLLKTLVPPEAK